In Thiomonas arsenitoxydans, the genomic stretch TCCAAGGCTCTATATTTGCAAACCGGGGTGCAAAAACGAGTAAGCCCCACATACCGTAAATAATACTGGGAATGGCGGCCAGCAGTTCAATCGTTGCAGAAATCGGACCGCGCATCCAGTTTGGCGACAGCTCAGAAATAAACAGCGCAATACCGAAACTCACCGGAACTGCGATCACCATGGCGATCGCCGAACTGACCAGCGTGCCCACAATAAACACCAGCGCGCCGTATTCATTGGTCACGGGGTCCCAGGTTGAAGTGACAAGGAACTTCCAACCGAAGGTGTGGATGGCTTGCCAGCCATCGATAATGAGGGAAATCATGATGGCGATCAAAGCGATCGCTACGATGAAGGCAATGAAACCCGTCCCCTTGCGGAACAAAATATCTGCAAAAGAAGAGCCAATCTTCTTCGCAGGATTTTGCTCCGAAGTGTTTTGGTCAAGTGATTTGTTTGCCACCGCTCCGGATGCGCTCATGTCATTTCACTTTCTGATCTCTTATAAAACAAACCAGGCACTCCAAAGCTTTTTCGCTTGAAAGTGCCTGGTTCACAGCCATCACGCTGAAGACAACCTCAGGCGAACTCAGATGCCGAGGTTTTTCTTCCAGTAAGTCTTGATGACATCAACCGTGCTAGTCGGCAATGGGCCAAAGGCAATCGACTCGGCCATTTTCTGACCATGTTCGAAGCCCCAAGTGAAGAATTTGGTGACTTCCTCATTGGTCGCCTTGGGAGCCTTCTTGCTCAGGATCTGCCAGGTGCAGCCCGAAATCGGCCAGGTGTCCGGGCCAGTGTGATCAGTCAAAATGACGTAGAAGTCTTGCGCCTTGTTGAAATCAACGTGGGCAGCGGCATCCTGAAAGCCCTTGAGGCTAGGGCTCACGACCTTGCCATCGCGATTGATCATGCGGGCATAGGACATCTTGTTTTCGAGAATGTAAGCATATTCAACGTAACCGATGGAGCCGGAAATGCGCTGCACATAAGCTGCCACACCCTCGTTGCCCTTACCGCCTACCCCGGTGGGCCAGTTCAGCGAGGTGTTGGCACCGACTTTTTGTTTCCACTCAGGGCTGACCTTGGAGAGGTAGTCAGCAAAAGTGAACGTGGTACCGGAACCGTCCGAGCGGTGCACCACGGTGAT encodes the following:
- the pstS gene encoding phosphate ABC transporter substrate-binding protein PstS, which translates into the protein MNWNRRSFGKAALAIAVSGALSTGIMTTAFAATSLTGAGSTWVYPLVVKWSVVYEKETGTKVNYQGIGSGGGIAQIKAGTVAFGASDMPLKPEELEKDGLIQFPTAVAGEDLVYNLPGIKPGELILSGPVVADIYLGKIKKWNDPAIEKLNPGLKLPSMDITVVHRSDGSGTTFTFADYLSKVSPEWKQKVGANTSLNWPTGVGGKGNEGVAAYVQRISGSIGYVEYAYILENKMSYARMINRDGKVVSPSLKGFQDAAAHVDFNKAQDFYVILTDHTGPDTWPISGCTWQILSKKAPKATNEEVTKFFTWGFEHGQKMAESIAFGPLPTSTVDVIKTYWKKNLGI